One part of the Mycobacterium marinum genome encodes these proteins:
- a CDS encoding COX15/CtaA family protein, with protein sequence MVDLLPDPSLRVQRIIAAAVILTQGGIAVTGAIVRVTASGLGCPTWPQCFPGSFTPVAVAEVPRIHQAVEFGNRMITFAVVITAALAVLAVTRARRRTEVLVYAWLMPASTVVQAVIGGITVRTGLLWWTVAIHLLASMTMVWLSVLLYVKVGQPDEGVTHELVASPLRALTVLSAVNLAAVLVTGTLVTAAGPHAGDKSPSRTVPRLKIEITDLVHLHSSLLVSYLALLVGLGFGLLAVGATHAILRRLTVLVVLVFAQAGVGTVQYYTGVPAALVAVHVAGAAACTAATAALWASMRERTQAEAPQS encoded by the coding sequence TTGGTTGACCTGCTCCCCGACCCGAGCCTGCGCGTTCAGCGGATCATCGCCGCGGCCGTCATCCTGACCCAGGGCGGTATCGCCGTCACCGGCGCAATCGTCCGCGTCACGGCCTCGGGCCTGGGTTGTCCGACCTGGCCACAGTGCTTTCCCGGCAGCTTCACCCCGGTGGCGGTCGCCGAGGTGCCCCGAATCCATCAGGCCGTCGAGTTCGGTAATCGGATGATCACCTTCGCGGTGGTCATCACCGCGGCGCTGGCCGTGTTGGCCGTCACCCGGGCACGGCGGCGCACCGAGGTACTGGTCTACGCGTGGCTGATGCCGGCCTCCACGGTGGTGCAGGCCGTGATCGGTGGCATCACGGTGCGCACCGGGTTGCTGTGGTGGACGGTAGCCATCCATCTGCTGGCATCGATGACGATGGTCTGGCTGTCGGTGTTGCTCTATGTCAAAGTCGGCCAGCCCGACGAAGGCGTTACGCACGAACTGGTGGCCAGTCCGCTGCGCGCCCTCACCGTGCTCAGCGCGGTGAATCTGGCCGCGGTCCTGGTAACGGGCACGCTGGTGACGGCCGCCGGCCCGCATGCGGGCGACAAGAGCCCCAGCCGGACGGTGCCGCGACTGAAAATCGAGATCACCGACCTGGTGCACCTGCACTCATCGCTGCTGGTTTCCTACCTCGCGTTATTGGTCGGGCTGGGGTTCGGGCTCCTGGCCGTCGGCGCCACCCACGCGATCCTGCGGCGGCTGACCGTCCTGGTGGTGTTGGTTTTCGCCCAAGCCGGTGTGGGCACCGTGCAGTACTACACGGGAGTGCCCGCCGCTCTGGTTGCCGTCCACGTGGCGGGGGCCGCGGCCTGTACCGCAGCGACCGCGGCGCTATGGGCGTCGATGCGAGAACGGACCCAGGCCGAGGCCCCCCAGAGCTGA
- a CDS encoding ABC transporter permease, giving the protein MTQTNTEGTFPVGTFTPDPRPSAVPRMLAAQFGLELKLLLRNGEQLLLTMFIPITLLIGLTLLPLGSFGQHRAATFVPVIMALAVISTAFTGQAIAVAFDRRYGALKRLGATPLPVWGIIAGKSLAVVAVVFLQAIVLGAIGFALGWRPALAALALGGAVIALGTAGFAALGLLLGGTLRAEIVLAVANLMWFVFAGFGALTVETDVIPTAVKWAARLTPSGALTEALSRAMVLSVDWFGLVVLAAWGTLAALAARRWFRFT; this is encoded by the coding sequence GTGACGCAGACCAACACCGAAGGCACCTTTCCCGTAGGCACCTTCACCCCGGACCCACGGCCGAGTGCCGTGCCCCGGATGCTGGCCGCTCAGTTCGGTCTGGAGCTGAAGCTGCTGCTGCGCAACGGTGAGCAGCTGCTACTGACCATGTTCATCCCGATCACCCTGCTGATTGGTCTGACACTGCTGCCCCTCGGCTCTTTCGGCCAGCACCGAGCCGCCACCTTCGTGCCGGTGATCATGGCGCTGGCCGTGATCTCCACCGCATTCACCGGGCAGGCCATCGCGGTGGCATTCGACCGCCGATACGGGGCACTCAAACGGCTCGGAGCAACCCCGCTGCCGGTCTGGGGGATCATCGCCGGCAAGTCGCTGGCCGTCGTCGCCGTGGTGTTCCTGCAGGCAATCGTGCTGGGCGCCATCGGCTTCGCCCTGGGCTGGCGCCCGGCGCTGGCCGCGCTGGCGCTGGGTGGCGCGGTGATTGCCCTGGGTACCGCCGGTTTCGCGGCTCTCGGCCTGCTGCTCGGCGGCACGTTACGGGCCGAGATCGTGCTGGCGGTCGCCAACCTGATGTGGTTCGTGTTCGCCGGCTTCGGCGCGCTGACGGTCGAAACCGATGTGATTCCCACCGCGGTCAAGTGGGCGGCGCGGCTCACTCCGTCGGGCGCGCTCACCGAGGCGCTGTCGCGGGCGATGGTCCTGTCGGTGGACTGGTTCGGCCTGGTTGTGCTGGCCGCGTGGGGAACGCTGGCGGCGCTGGCGGCGCGACGCTGGTTCCGCTTCACCTGA
- a CDS encoding ABC transporter ATP-binding protein — protein MSSDPKYPAAGRGTEIVVRLRGVGKQYGSVTAVSNLDLEVRAAEVMALLGPNGAGKTTTVEMCEGFVRPDAGSIEVLGLDPIADNARLRPRIGVMLQGGGGYPAARAGEMLNLVASYAADPLDPRWLLDTLGLTDAARTTYRRLSGGQQQRLALACALVGRPELVFLDEPTAGMDAHARLLVWELIDALRRDGVTVVLTTHQLKEAEELADRLVIIDHGVTVAAGTPSELMRSGAKDQLRFTAPPRLDLSLLVSALPEDYRVTEVTPGEYLVEGSVDPQVLAAVTAWCARIDVLATDMRVEQRSLEDVFLDLTGRKLRS, from the coding sequence GTGAGCTCGGACCCCAAATACCCCGCGGCAGGCCGGGGCACCGAAATCGTGGTGAGGCTGCGCGGGGTCGGCAAACAGTACGGCTCTGTGACGGCGGTCTCCAACCTCGACTTGGAGGTGCGCGCCGCAGAGGTGATGGCCCTGCTGGGGCCTAACGGAGCCGGGAAGACCACAACCGTCGAGATGTGTGAGGGCTTCGTGCGCCCGGATGCCGGCAGCATCGAGGTGCTGGGGCTGGACCCGATCGCCGATAACGCACGTCTGCGGCCCCGTATCGGTGTGATGCTGCAGGGCGGGGGCGGCTATCCGGCGGCACGCGCCGGCGAGATGCTCAACCTGGTCGCTTCCTACGCCGCCGACCCGCTAGATCCACGCTGGTTGTTGGACACCCTCGGACTGACCGATGCGGCGCGGACCACCTACCGGCGCCTGTCCGGGGGACAACAGCAGCGCCTCGCCCTGGCCTGCGCCCTGGTGGGGCGGCCCGAGCTGGTGTTTCTGGACGAGCCGACCGCCGGTATGGACGCTCATGCCCGGCTGTTGGTGTGGGAATTGATCGACGCCCTGCGCCGCGACGGGGTGACGGTGGTGCTGACCACCCACCAACTCAAGGAGGCCGAGGAACTCGCCGACCGGCTGGTCATCATCGATCATGGCGTCACGGTGGCTGCCGGAACCCCAAGCGAGTTGATGCGCAGCGGCGCCAAAGACCAATTGAGGTTCACCGCGCCACCGCGGCTAGACCTGTCGTTGTTGGTGTCGGCGCTGCCGGAGGATTACCGGGTCACCGAGGTAACTCCGGGCGAATACCTGGTCGAAGGCAGCGTCGATCCGCAGGTGCTGGCAGCGGTCACGGCGTGGTGCGCGCGCATCGACGTGCTGGCCACCGACATGCGGGTCGAGCAACGCAGCCTCGAGGACGTGTTCCTCGATCTCACCGGTAGAAAGTTGCGATCGTGA